In Paenibacillus sp. 1781tsa1, one DNA window encodes the following:
- a CDS encoding phosphotransferase gives MTIFHYVAVHYDIGNIVGFNAIEHGNSSKAMLIEATQGKFVLRKLRNEQQAWIEYEMVQALASVNISPSMIQTKYKIPYITYNNEFYNLQIYIEDLLPRSQSEIDFVRLGQVIGLFHRTTNHLKVAGMEDRFELSQLWGEVSNVVLASSSEQVRTLAQLTEECLEFRKTNHSVIHGDLGMWNLLFTKESIYIIDFGEVRMDDHHFDLAAVLTSTIPASTHRQELGKIMADFEEGYVQENANFNRRQLYDQLQVWMLRGFLAVIRERGDGPSTIGYVERKLKLLGMFERILCRIETF, from the coding sequence ATGACAATTTTTCATTACGTGGCAGTTCATTATGATATAGGGAATATTGTAGGATTTAATGCCATAGAACACGGTAATAGTTCTAAAGCGATGTTAATTGAGGCTACACAAGGTAAGTTCGTTTTACGTAAACTGAGGAACGAACAACAGGCGTGGATTGAGTATGAAATGGTTCAGGCATTGGCATCGGTAAACATTTCACCATCCATGATACAGACAAAATACAAGATTCCGTATATTACATATAATAATGAGTTTTATAATTTGCAGATATACATAGAGGATTTGCTTCCGCGTTCCCAAAGTGAAATTGACTTTGTCCGGTTAGGTCAGGTGATCGGTCTTTTTCATCGTACGACGAATCATCTTAAGGTTGCTGGTATGGAAGATCGTTTCGAGTTATCTCAATTATGGGGTGAGGTTTCCAATGTAGTGTTAGCTTCGTCATCTGAACAAGTTCGTACGTTAGCCCAGCTTACAGAGGAGTGTCTGGAATTTCGCAAGACGAACCATTCAGTCATTCATGGGGATCTAGGCATGTGGAACTTGTTGTTTACAAAAGAGTCCATCTACATTATTGATTTCGGTGAAGTAAGAATGGATGATCATCATTTTGATCTGGCAGCTGTACTGACTTCTACAATTCCCGCATCAACACATAGGCAAGAACTTGGAAAGATTATGGCTGACTTTGAAGAGGGTTATGTGCAGGAGAATGCTAATTTTAACAGGAGGCAGCTATACGATCAGTTACAAGTATGGATGTTACGCGGATTTTTGGCAGTAATCAGGGAGAGGGGAGATGGCCCCTCAACCATTGGATATGTAGAACGAAAACTTAAGCTGCTAGGCATGTTTGAACGTATTCTTTGCCGAATCGAAACATTTTAG
- a CDS encoding stalk domain-containing protein: MMKKNMKKSVATMMVLGMTLTGATGVFAGTQLEKISAYLNHGISFNVDGAAYSPTDGNGNKLAPITYNNSTYLPVRALADALHVPVSYDGKKGQVIIGQATSNPSALTNVTYSATQKEAIQKAFAQFDGFETAYAPQQMIAGDTFKSVGAGGDGVSFVFNHMKVDVSPRDYSDGYTSKDVKLSNGVMAKWYTPDQTGMLTFQLDDRYVTLSSPDHKLSQAQLQQVAVSVQKVTGNNDQGITAFADVNYSKQQLDNIRKAFAKFDGFTTAYAPQHMVAGDTFKSVGAGGDGVNFVFNRMNITVSPKDYSFSYDGKTVKLPNGISAKWYTPDQTDMLTFKLDDRYVTISSPNNQLTHTQLEQMAVSVQKVK, translated from the coding sequence ATGATGAAAAAAAACATGAAGAAATCCGTAGCAACGATGATGGTACTGGGCATGACATTAACAGGAGCAACGGGCGTATTTGCCGGAACGCAGCTTGAGAAAATCTCTGCATACCTTAACCATGGAATCAGCTTCAATGTCGATGGAGCGGCTTACTCACCAACCGATGGCAATGGCAACAAACTCGCTCCAATTACCTATAACAACTCTACTTATCTGCCTGTACGTGCCCTTGCCGATGCGCTTCATGTGCCTGTATCCTATGACGGCAAAAAAGGTCAGGTCATTATTGGCCAAGCGACAAGTAATCCATCTGCATTGACGAATGTAACGTATAGCGCAACACAGAAAGAGGCAATTCAAAAGGCTTTTGCACAATTCGATGGGTTCGAGACAGCTTATGCCCCTCAGCAGATGATTGCAGGTGACACGTTCAAAAGTGTAGGTGCGGGTGGCGACGGCGTAAGCTTTGTTTTCAACCATATGAAAGTGGATGTGTCTCCAAGAGATTATTCAGACGGTTATACGAGCAAAGACGTGAAACTGTCCAATGGCGTGATGGCCAAATGGTACACACCAGACCAAACGGGCATGCTCACGTTCCAACTGGATGATCGCTATGTTACCCTTAGCTCGCCGGATCATAAGTTGAGTCAAGCTCAGTTGCAACAAGTCGCGGTCTCTGTTCAAAAGGTAACTGGCAACAACGATCAAGGGATCACCGCATTCGCTGATGTGAACTATAGCAAGCAACAATTGGATAACATTCGCAAAGCATTTGCGAAGTTTGACGGGTTCACAACAGCTTATGCCCCACAACATATGGTTGCTGGAGACACGTTCAAAAGCGTAGGTGCAGGCGGCGATGGTGTAAACTTTGTTTTTAATCGCATGAATATCACGGTATCTCCTAAAGACTACTCGTTCAGCTATGATGGCAAAACGGTCAAACTGCCTAATGGCATATCAGCCAAATGGTATACACCAGACCAAACGGATATGCTCACGTTCAAACTGGATGATCGTTATGTAACCATCAGCTCACCGAATAACCAATTGACTCACACTCAGCTGGAGCAAATGGCGGTATCTGTACAAAAAGTGAAATAA
- a CDS encoding DUF6138 family protein — MSTLYDQAMEEMMTTIHEWFDEQEQRDDLENVTKRTTLQIGIFNDILLDYRPGRTTLDSVDLGLDDGLKSKQAGAFTEEQVRNEIGPKLVEVVQGRLDKLADSPLIDYRFTFRGKFPTTEGKLQLTLLEYINEEKKQQLLERIHTYIDQKLENGAYPTKPLESFFLTRHLLDPTLFPELDVAWILRQYDRIQELNQGRPEALAEHRGDITRALKAWAESQFLPQYYDVQSSAYRTNEYSLKPGATLEWDVESQTDQSSDKKQKAQVPGTQPIDLLLYAAVMILRFEPNYSKAQGQTYLELAKQLGSRRAALMMTEGSGTYAKEDIHVKTEEVECKANDVFALITILIRKEEVSAYQQALTFITHLLKQGFPKSYKIKLKSSVKQYLPIKGLAKSDTHRFFANALEYSELHLLLEEYAREAIQEFEFYEDTEGEKSCMPGSYATFGLGLVDERYFPLVEYYMGEVDDEHQLIQDKFIAAFVEQQGVTAQSIPALVASLRRSTDSLKLKIQTELENDEIFELLVRQIQGLEHYEVERVLYPIFGKMEKLATLARKAEGRRKELLLKLLQAAGK; from the coding sequence ATGAGTACACTTTATGACCAGGCAATGGAAGAGATGATGACGACAATTCATGAATGGTTTGATGAACAGGAACAGCGGGATGACTTGGAAAATGTTACGAAGCGAACTACGCTGCAAATAGGCATCTTCAATGATATTTTGCTGGATTATAGACCTGGACGGACTACATTAGACAGTGTGGATCTGGGTTTGGATGATGGTCTGAAATCGAAGCAGGCAGGAGCCTTTACCGAGGAACAGGTTCGTAATGAGATTGGACCTAAGCTTGTAGAGGTTGTTCAGGGAAGACTGGACAAGCTGGCCGATTCCCCGTTGATTGACTATCGATTTACCTTCCGTGGTAAATTCCCTACAACAGAAGGAAAGCTGCAACTGACTTTGCTGGAATATATCAATGAAGAGAAAAAGCAGCAGTTGCTTGAGCGTATTCATACATACATTGATCAGAAGCTGGAGAACGGTGCATATCCAACAAAGCCGTTGGAATCCTTCTTTTTGACGCGTCATCTGCTTGACCCTACACTGTTTCCTGAGCTGGATGTAGCATGGATCCTCAGGCAGTATGACCGGATTCAAGAGTTGAATCAGGGTCGCCCGGAGGCACTTGCCGAGCATCGTGGTGATATTACTCGTGCGTTGAAGGCATGGGCGGAGAGTCAGTTCTTGCCACAATATTATGATGTGCAGTCTTCTGCATATCGTACCAATGAATATTCGCTTAAGCCAGGAGCGACGTTGGAATGGGATGTTGAATCACAGACAGATCAATCGTCGGATAAGAAGCAGAAGGCGCAAGTACCCGGGACTCAACCCATAGATCTGCTGTTATACGCGGCAGTGATGATTTTACGATTTGAGCCGAATTATAGCAAAGCCCAAGGTCAGACTTATCTGGAACTCGCGAAGCAACTCGGCAGCAGACGTGCGGCACTGATGATGACGGAAGGTAGCGGGACGTATGCGAAAGAGGATATTCATGTGAAAACGGAAGAAGTGGAATGCAAAGCAAATGATGTTTTTGCTCTGATAACCATTCTCATTCGGAAGGAAGAGGTGAGTGCCTATCAGCAGGCACTTACCTTTATCACGCATTTATTGAAACAGGGCTTTCCGAAAAGTTATAAGATCAAGCTCAAGTCCAGCGTAAAACAGTATTTGCCGATCAAAGGACTCGCGAAGTCGGATACACACCGATTCTTTGCCAATGCACTGGAGTACTCGGAGTTGCACCTACTCCTGGAAGAGTATGCGCGTGAGGCTATCCAGGAGTTTGAGTTTTATGAGGATACCGAGGGCGAGAAAAGCTGTATGCCAGGCAGTTATGCAACCTTTGGGCTGGGGCTCGTGGATGAGCGGTATTTCCCGCTGGTTGAATATTACATGGGCGAAGTGGATGATGAGCATCAGTTAATTCAGGATAAGTTCATTGCGGCATTTGTGGAACAACAGGGTGTAACAGCACAATCCATACCTGCGTTAGTCGCCAGCTTGCGTCGTTCGACCGACAGTCTGAAGCTGAAGATTCAGACTGAGCTGGAGAATGATGAAATATTCGAACTGTTGGTTAGGCAGATTCAAGGACTTGAGCATTACGAAGTGGAACGTGTACTTTACCCGATCTTCGGCAAGATGGAAAAGCTTGCAACGCTGGCTCGCAAAGCGGAGGGAAGACGGAAGGAATTACTGCTAAAACTGTTGCAGGCCGCAGGGAAATAG
- a CDS encoding extracellular solute-binding protein, protein MYRKMMTALLAITMVAVTACSSGAKEEPAKEAAAPLALQDGKYEPAVQMSYLRAWNDDTKFKNGETAQNNVHSKWAKERLGIDLTTPWAVSVTNDAFYTKLRLSLSANEELPDIVSIRGDYNLVRELIESGKFANAGELFDKYASDTWKQASESAPEEWYPYMYEGERYGIPIFDYAYNGDSVMFIREDWLKKLGLEEPKTIDELVTVMDAFTNQDPDGNGKNDTYGLTVGMKNALNTWMTESGWIFGMYNTMPGQWNDAGDGTLQYGSIQPGVKEGLATMKDWLSKGYLPKEAGVYDEIKAAELFTAGKAGIIVGPHWMPNWPIDDVKKNVDGATYKAIALPTGPTGESHQHGSGASNGVVLINKDMANPEIFFTYQNYLFDNFANPEVGSEFEHGFAQGYDYDIVDGKVVGEAEVKDGVSPLKYTITYDGARIPNLMMDTLAELAKGKEPETPFEKNTKIANKPEVFAAAEVVVANKDNAIKNKFTGAPTETMKMKKDAIDKLEKDTFSKIIYGQVGIEEFDAFVTKWKSMGGDDITAEVNEWYKTVN, encoded by the coding sequence ATGTATAGAAAAATGATGACGGCATTACTCGCAATAACGATGGTTGCTGTAACGGCATGCAGTTCGGGGGCCAAGGAAGAACCGGCCAAGGAAGCTGCTGCACCACTTGCTCTGCAAGACGGGAAGTATGAACCTGCGGTACAGATGAGTTATCTGCGGGCCTGGAATGATGATACGAAGTTCAAGAATGGGGAAACGGCACAGAACAATGTGCATTCGAAATGGGCCAAGGAACGACTCGGCATCGATCTGACTACACCGTGGGCTGTATCGGTAACGAATGATGCATTTTACACGAAATTGCGCCTGTCCCTGTCGGCTAACGAAGAACTGCCGGATATTGTATCCATTCGGGGGGACTACAATCTGGTGCGGGAATTAATTGAGTCCGGCAAGTTTGCCAATGCAGGTGAGTTGTTTGACAAGTATGCTTCGGACACCTGGAAACAGGCATCTGAATCGGCACCGGAAGAATGGTATCCGTACATGTATGAGGGCGAGCGTTACGGCATTCCAATCTTCGATTATGCCTACAATGGCGATTCGGTCATGTTTATCCGGGAGGACTGGCTGAAGAAGCTGGGACTGGAAGAACCGAAAACGATCGATGAACTGGTTACGGTCATGGATGCTTTTACAAATCAGGACCCCGATGGGAACGGCAAGAACGATACGTATGGTCTGACCGTGGGCATGAAGAATGCACTTAATACCTGGATGACGGAATCCGGCTGGATCTTCGGCATGTACAACACGATGCCTGGACAGTGGAATGATGCCGGAGACGGAACACTGCAATATGGTTCCATTCAGCCAGGTGTGAAGGAAGGCCTTGCGACGATGAAGGATTGGTTGTCCAAAGGTTACCTGCCCAAAGAAGCTGGCGTTTATGACGAGATCAAGGCAGCAGAACTGTTCACCGCAGGTAAAGCAGGCATTATCGTGGGACCACACTGGATGCCGAACTGGCCGATTGATGATGTGAAGAAAAATGTGGATGGTGCCACGTACAAAGCCATTGCATTACCTACAGGGCCAACAGGTGAGAGCCACCAACATGGATCTGGTGCAAGTAACGGCGTTGTGCTGATTAACAAAGATATGGCGAACCCGGAGATTTTCTTCACTTATCAGAATTATCTGTTCGACAATTTTGCCAACCCGGAAGTGGGCAGCGAGTTCGAGCATGGATTTGCGCAAGGATATGACTATGACATCGTGGATGGCAAAGTCGTTGGTGAAGCTGAGGTGAAGGACGGCGTATCACCACTCAAATATACGATTACGTATGATGGTGCACGGATTCCGAATCTGATGATGGATACGCTGGCGGAACTTGCGAAGGGCAAAGAGCCGGAGACGCCTTTTGAGAAAAATACGAAGATTGCGAACAAACCTGAAGTATTTGCGGCCGCTGAAGTGGTCGTTGCGAATAAAGATAATGCGATCAAGAACAAGTTCACGGGAGCTCCAACCGAGACGATGAAAATGAAGAAGGACGCGATCGACAAGCTGGAGAAGGATACGTTCAGCAAGATCATCTATGGTCAGGTGGGCATTGAGGAATTTGATGCGTTTGTGACAAAGTGGAAATCCATGGGCGGCGATGATATTACCGCCGAAGTGAACGAGTGGTATAAGACAGTCAATTAA
- a CDS encoding response regulator — MMNLMVVDDEHSAVESIAVSIPWREHGIGQVFKAYSVKEALEHMAAHQVHIIITDIRMPGLSGLDLVSHIRQKWEQTKCIILSGHASFDYAKQALKHGTVSYLLKPVRDEELIESVQQAAVQIRLEGEKQMLHQRAMYSVREHLPEKRAELMKDVLLGHKFANDELVGKLEQLEIGFRPQDKMQLLLIRYDDHQPTHKAFRLMKYAISNVVEEIYGSTYHLCHTDDAYDDLVFMASPKQTQSEPEMLMGRLGERLIHSVRQYLNATISLSVSRMGRFPDQVPQLYHQAVSALRKQAEAGKGLHLNAAAGTSGATLKSLAALYEPPGLTTLMEAGRMEDAHRKIDQIFAELSNSVFPEHVYVAFHYLAAAFSTMAHREGRQLTEVLGEQYQQLLKDGYGISLRSLETWTRSVMQQWEESTSDAGQDAGSTLIRQVQQWIDHHLGEDLSLQVIAGEVHLHPVYLSKMYKQSTGEGISDYIIRSRMERAVHLLKHTAMKIYEVGQEVGYNNTPYFIQVFRKHYGLTPQDFRNG, encoded by the coding sequence ATGATGAATCTGATGGTCGTGGATGATGAACATTCCGCAGTAGAGTCAATCGCTGTCTCCATACCGTGGAGAGAACACGGGATTGGCCAGGTATTCAAAGCTTATTCAGTCAAAGAGGCACTGGAACATATGGCAGCACATCAGGTCCATATTATTATCACGGATATCCGCATGCCGGGTCTGTCCGGTCTGGATCTGGTCAGTCACATTCGGCAGAAGTGGGAACAGACCAAATGTATTATTTTATCGGGGCATGCTTCCTTCGATTATGCGAAGCAGGCGCTCAAACATGGGACAGTCAGTTATCTGCTCAAACCGGTCAGGGATGAGGAACTGATCGAATCCGTGCAGCAGGCCGCCGTGCAGATTCGCCTGGAGGGTGAGAAACAAATGCTTCATCAGCGGGCCATGTATTCAGTGAGGGAACATCTGCCGGAGAAGCGGGCGGAGCTGATGAAGGATGTACTGTTAGGGCATAAATTTGCGAATGACGAACTTGTAGGCAAGCTGGAGCAACTGGAGATCGGGTTCCGTCCACAGGATAAAATGCAACTGCTGCTCATCCGGTATGATGACCATCAACCTACACATAAAGCGTTTCGACTGATGAAATACGCCATCTCAAATGTGGTGGAAGAGATCTACGGGAGTACTTATCATCTCTGTCATACGGATGACGCTTATGATGATCTGGTCTTTATGGCTAGTCCCAAACAAACCCAATCCGAACCGGAAATGCTAATGGGACGACTTGGAGAGCGGTTGATCCACAGTGTAAGGCAGTATCTGAACGCCACCATTTCCCTGTCCGTTAGTCGTATGGGACGTTTCCCTGATCAGGTGCCCCAGCTATATCATCAAGCCGTGAGTGCACTTCGCAAGCAGGCAGAGGCGGGCAAAGGCTTGCACTTGAATGCGGCGGCAGGAACCAGTGGGGCCACGTTGAAGTCACTAGCTGCACTGTATGAACCGCCGGGACTAACGACATTAATGGAAGCGGGGCGCATGGAGGATGCACACCGCAAGATTGATCAGATCTTTGCCGAACTGTCGAACAGCGTGTTCCCGGAGCATGTGTATGTGGCCTTTCATTATCTGGCGGCAGCATTCTCAACGATGGCTCATCGGGAAGGAAGACAGTTAACCGAAGTGCTTGGCGAGCAGTACCAGCAGTTGCTCAAGGATGGTTATGGCATCTCACTGCGTAGTCTGGAAACGTGGACTCGGTCTGTGATGCAGCAGTGGGAAGAGAGCACGAGCGATGCGGGACAGGATGCCGGATCAACGCTGATTCGGCAGGTGCAGCAATGGATTGACCATCATCTGGGCGAGGATTTATCGTTGCAGGTCATTGCCGGAGAGGTGCATCTGCACCCGGTATATCTGTCGAAAATGTATAAACAATCCACAGGGGAAGGCATTAGTGATTACATTATCCGTTCCAGAATGGAACGTGCGGTTCATTTGCTCAAGCATACGGCGATGAAGATCTATGAAGTCGGTCAGGAAGTGGGATACAACAACACCCCTTATTTCATTCAGGTGTTCCGCAAACATTATGGACTGACCCCGCAGGATTTTCGGAACGGTTAA
- a CDS encoding sensor histidine kinase: MKFTVFAKTVILLICLLVPILLLYTYANQANVDMVVEEKQQSSLNQFNYFSSQVDKNIEQLSLYGLTLLRDPSILHYRYMTDSTSQYEKNSIYLDILDKLSLYQSTSRWKNDITIVLPQAELVLSTMSSRTVYDEKMLTFPQPGQWQLEKGSFTYFFTDNYEWNEKPVNTGVRTVMEINFDPMNVVAMLDDFKETQGGDPFLLVPGNDPLLNRTADPELVEAIMRDIPFNGPEREGNHQLEVGGKQYLVSYVHSKQLQAVYVNPVVLDDLLTPMDKSRNMFITSILLLLVLSIGAALLLYRKVQVPIHRLMRGLQQIRKGQLSTRIPVDHSRDEFAYLTQSFNHMAEQIQELIEKVYEERIRSREATLKHLQSQINPHFLYNCLFYIKNMTQLGNREAVIAMSLSLGDYYRYITRGENDMTTVEEEIRLLDHYLSIQQMRTNRLTYEIAVPQQLMQLHIPRLLIQPIVENAVIHGIEPMEGSGHVVVTGMAVPEHIEGRKYTRYSLFVDNDGVTLTAEEIAELEREINEPMGEEIGTGTWNVHQRLITRYGLSSGLHFGAIPYGGLSVEIRWFEEEQPHDESDGRG; the protein is encoded by the coding sequence ATGAAATTCACAGTATTTGCGAAGACGGTCATTCTCTTAATCTGCCTGCTTGTACCCATTCTGCTGCTCTATACGTACGCGAACCAGGCAAATGTGGACATGGTCGTTGAAGAGAAACAACAGTCGAGTCTGAACCAGTTCAATTATTTCAGTTCCCAGGTGGATAAAAATATCGAGCAGCTCTCGCTGTATGGCCTGACGTTGCTGCGAGATCCGAGTATCCTGCACTACCGTTACATGACGGACTCCACCAGCCAATATGAGAAAAACAGCATTTATCTGGATATTCTCGACAAATTATCGTTGTACCAATCCACCAGCCGTTGGAAGAACGATATTACGATTGTGCTGCCACAAGCGGAACTTGTGTTGTCCACTATGTCCAGCCGGACGGTCTACGATGAGAAGATGTTGACGTTCCCGCAACCTGGCCAATGGCAGCTGGAGAAGGGGAGTTTCACCTACTTTTTCACGGATAACTACGAGTGGAATGAAAAACCGGTGAACACAGGCGTGCGAACGGTGATGGAGATTAATTTTGACCCGATGAACGTGGTTGCCATGTTGGATGATTTCAAAGAAACGCAGGGCGGAGATCCTTTCTTGCTCGTACCGGGTAATGATCCGTTGCTGAACCGTACGGCGGACCCCGAACTGGTCGAAGCGATCATGCGTGATATCCCCTTTAACGGACCGGAGAGAGAAGGTAATCATCAATTGGAGGTGGGCGGTAAACAATATCTGGTCAGTTACGTGCACTCCAAACAACTGCAAGCAGTATACGTGAACCCGGTGGTGTTGGATGATTTGCTAACCCCGATGGACAAGAGCCGAAATATGTTTATTACCTCCATTCTGCTATTGCTTGTGCTGAGTATCGGGGCTGCATTGCTTTTGTATCGAAAAGTTCAGGTGCCCATTCATCGCTTGATGAGAGGGCTGCAACAGATTCGCAAAGGTCAGTTGTCCACGCGGATTCCAGTCGATCACTCCCGTGACGAATTCGCGTATCTGACCCAGAGCTTCAACCATATGGCGGAGCAGATTCAGGAATTGATCGAGAAGGTATACGAGGAACGTATCCGCTCACGGGAAGCCACACTGAAACATCTGCAATCACAGATCAATCCGCATTTCCTGTACAACTGCCTGTTTTATATCAAAAATATGACCCAGCTTGGCAACCGAGAAGCGGTTATTGCCATGTCGCTAAGTCTGGGAGATTACTATCGCTACATTACGCGTGGCGAGAATGACATGACAACAGTGGAGGAAGAGATCCGGCTGCTGGATCATTATCTGTCCATCCAGCAGATGCGGACCAACCGGCTGACCTACGAGATCGCCGTACCGCAGCAATTGATGCAGCTTCATATTCCGCGACTGCTCATTCAGCCCATTGTAGAAAATGCGGTGATCCACGGCATTGAGCCGATGGAAGGCAGTGGGCATGTCGTCGTAACGGGGATGGCGGTACCCGAACATATTGAGGGACGGAAATATACAAGATATAGCCTGTTTGTAGACAATGACGGTGTCACGCTGACAGCGGAAGAGATTGCGGAATTGGAACGGGAGATTAATGAACCGATGGGCGAAGAGATTGGAACGGGTACATGGAATGTACACCAGCGTCTCATTACGCGATATGGGCTGTCGTCCGGCCTTCATTTTGGAGCGATTCCCTATGGTGGACTTAGTGTAGAAATTCGATGGTTTGAGGAGGAACAACCGCATGATGAATCTGATGGTCGTGGATGA
- a CDS encoding sugar ABC transporter permease, translating into MTPHPRKRTRWNFKRTWPLHLMLLPAVLLTLLFAYVPMGGIIIAFQDFKPWLGFTGSKWVGWDNFRFMFEYPDSVQVIWNTVLIASMKIVAGLIAPVVFAILLNEVRNSTFKRFSQTLVYLPHFLSWVVLGGILLDMLSPEGGLVNQVLAAAGVEPIFFLGDGDWFRVTVVVSDVWKEFGFGTIVFLAALAGINPALYEASEVDGATRLRQTLHITLPALVPMIIVVGTLSLGNILNAGFDQIFNLYNPLVYEKGDIIDTFVYRMGILNGKMSFATAVGLFKSFVAMFLVISAYRMAYKIANYRIF; encoded by the coding sequence ATGACACCCCATCCACGCAAACGTACCCGCTGGAATTTCAAACGTACGTGGCCGCTGCATCTGATGCTGCTGCCTGCTGTACTGCTCACATTGCTGTTCGCCTATGTGCCCATGGGCGGCATTATTATTGCTTTTCAGGATTTTAAACCGTGGCTGGGGTTCACTGGCTCCAAATGGGTGGGCTGGGACAACTTCCGGTTCATGTTCGAATATCCCGACAGCGTTCAGGTCATCTGGAACACGGTACTGATCGCTTCAATGAAAATTGTGGCCGGACTTATCGCCCCTGTGGTGTTCGCCATTTTACTGAATGAGGTTCGGAACTCCACATTCAAACGTTTCTCACAGACCTTGGTGTATCTGCCCCATTTCCTGTCCTGGGTTGTCCTGGGCGGCATTCTGCTCGATATGTTATCACCAGAAGGTGGACTGGTAAACCAGGTGTTAGCGGCGGCCGGTGTTGAACCGATTTTCTTTCTGGGGGATGGCGACTGGTTCCGTGTAACGGTGGTTGTCAGTGATGTATGGAAGGAATTTGGATTCGGCACAATTGTATTTCTGGCAGCACTTGCGGGCATTAACCCCGCATTGTATGAGGCTTCTGAGGTAGATGGAGCAACACGACTCAGACAGACATTACACATTACCCTGCCTGCGCTCGTACCGATGATTATCGTGGTAGGTACGTTATCGCTGGGCAATATTCTGAATGCAGGCTTTGACCAGATCTTTAACCTGTACAATCCACTGGTGTATGAGAAAGGCGATATTATCGATACCTTTGTCTACCGGATGGGAATTCTGAATGGCAAAATGAGCTTTGCGACCGCTGTTGGACTATTCAAATCATTTGTCGCGATGTTCCTGGTCATCTCTGCGTACCGGATGGCGTACAAAATCGCCAATTATCGTATTTTCTAA
- a CDS encoding carbohydrate ABC transporter permease — translation MYHKTTGYRIFNGFNLIFIAAVSILCILPLVHILAVSFSGKAAASANLVTLWPIDFTVDAYTKTFGNSNFLSALWISVQRTVLGTLLSMTLVFLTAYPLSKESLHFKGRSLYAWFFIFTMLFSGGLIPSYILIQKLGLINTMWALILPGAVAVWNLILMMNFFRNVPKELEEAAFIDGANHITTLFKIYLPVSMPAIATISLFTMVGQWNSWFDGLIYMNDASKYPLATLMQTIIVQQDFSNMNVDATQLQNMSQRTVNAAQIFIGALPILLVYPFLQRFFVKGIVLGAVKE, via the coding sequence GTGTATCACAAAACAACCGGGTACCGTATATTCAATGGTTTCAACCTGATATTCATCGCGGCCGTCTCCATCCTGTGCATCCTGCCGCTGGTCCATATTCTGGCGGTTTCCTTCAGTGGTAAGGCGGCAGCATCCGCCAATCTGGTGACACTTTGGCCGATTGATTTTACGGTGGACGCGTACACCAAAACATTTGGTAACAGTAACTTTCTCAGTGCACTCTGGATTTCAGTCCAGCGTACGGTTCTTGGCACACTGCTCAGTATGACACTTGTCTTCCTGACGGCTTATCCGTTATCCAAGGAAAGTCTGCACTTCAAGGGGCGCTCGTTATATGCATGGTTTTTCATCTTCACGATGCTGTTCAGCGGGGGATTGATTCCGTCCTATATTTTGATTCAGAAGCTTGGACTGATTAATACGATGTGGGCACTGATTTTGCCAGGAGCGGTCGCTGTTTGGAACCTGATTCTGATGATGAACTTTTTCCGCAACGTACCGAAAGAGCTGGAAGAAGCTGCATTTATTGATGGGGCCAATCATATCACGACCCTGTTCAAAATTTATCTGCCTGTATCCATGCCAGCGATTGCGACGATCTCTTTATTCACGATGGTAGGTCAGTGGAATTCCTGGTTCGACGGGCTGATCTATATGAATGATGCTTCCAAATACCCACTCGCCACGTTAATGCAGACCATAATCGTACAGCAGGATTTCTCCAACATGAACGTGGATGCCACACAGCTCCAGAACATGTCTCAACGTACGGTGAATGCGGCTCAAATCTTTATTGGCGCTCTGCCGATTCTGCTCGTGTACCCGTTCTTGCAGCGTTTCTTCGTAAAGGGAATTGTGCTCGGGGCGGTAAAAGAGTAA
- a CDS encoding aspartyl-phosphate phosphatase Spo0E family protein, which yields MVHNPETIQECIEHARQRLYQIADQYAELWHPEVIRQSMVLDELINEYNNAIRGRKIPKQLK from the coding sequence ATGGTACATAATCCGGAAACCATTCAGGAATGTATCGAACATGCACGGCAAAGGCTCTACCAGATTGCTGATCAATATGCGGAACTGTGGCATCCGGAGGTTATTCGCCAATCCATGGTGCTGGATGAATTAATTAATGAATATAACAACGCTATTCGCGGCAGAAAAATCCCAAAACAACTGAAATAA